In Desertifilum tharense IPPAS B-1220, the DNA window ATCTGTTCTTCCTCCTAATAAACTGCGCTGCAATCTTCTCGATCTATGATACGAAAACTCAGGCCGCTTGAGCGGGTTCCTGATATTTTAGTAAAACGCCATTCTGACCAATAATAAAGCCCTTTTCCGGCGAAAGGAAAATGACCTTATAGAAGTTAGAGGCCACATTTTCGACTTCGCGATCTTTTTGCCAAGTCTTGCCGCCATCTAAACTACACAGTAAGTTACCGCTGCCCCCTGTCACCCAAATTTCTTCGGGCGTTCGATAGGAGAGGTCTAACAGTCCCCAACTGGTGGATTTTTCGGGATAGAGCGGATCGGCCCAGTCTTCCGTACTTGGCGAGTTGGTAAACTGAATTTGACCGCCCCTAGCAAGCATCCACAGGCGACCGTCTGCTAAAAATCCCATGTTCTGCACGCGGCGAGAACTGTTACGGTTGTGTGGCGTCCACGCTTGTTGTCCGGGTTCCCAAGTGGAATAGAAGTTTCCTTTGGCGGACACCGTGACATATTGACCTTCGGGCGATCGCGAAATATTGCGAAACACCCCAACGGCTTCTTGCACCATTGCTTTCCAGGTGCTTCCGCCGTCTTGGGTCTGATAAATTGCTCCCACATCCGTTGTCATTTCGGCTGACTGCGGACCGAGTGCAAATATTTGATTGGGTTTACCGGGTAGCTTCGGACTTAAAGGAATTCTCGACCAAGATTTCCCTTCATCTGTCGTATGTAACAGAATGGAAGGTTCGCCGACGATCCAACCTTCTTGTCCGGAGAAACTCACCGAGGTAAAGCGGACTTTTTCATCGTCTAAGTCTACCTCGCGGAGTTGCCAAGTTTCACCCCCATCATTCGATTCTAGGAGGGTGCCTTCACTCCCCACTAACCAACCATGCGCCGGATTGCCTGTGAATCCAATATCCAGTAGGATTTTGTCGCTGGGCAGTTGGACAACCTTCCAAGGGTTATAACTCAGATCGGGCAAGTAACCGCCGCAACTCGTACACAAGACGACGATTGCTAATAATGTTACAAAACGTTGAAAAATTTTCACAATGGGCTGCATCACCTTCAAAATCTTAAGCGTTCTTTCCACCAAAAAGTTACTGTAAGGCGTAGAGACTCATAAAAAACAAGAATCCTACCAGCAAAGCTCCAAAAATGAGAATATTTTTCTGACCGGGGGTTAAGGTGTTGACCCCAAGCCCGTAACCCAGATTTTCCTCAAATCCAGAAGCTTTACCTGTTGCGCCAATATTGTCAAACTGACGCTTTCTCGCGCCACACACCGGACAACGCCAGGTGTCTGTTAAATCAGCAAATGCAGTTCCAGGGGGAATATTTGCTTTGCTATCGCCTTTGGTGGGTTCGTAGACATAGCCGCAGGATCGGCACTCGTACCGATCCAAAGCATTGACTTCTGTCGTTTCAGGACTCATGGCTCTGAGAGGGATGAGGAATTAGGGATGAAATCTTAAAATATCTGTTAAAGATTATGACATAGAGGAGATGCCCCACGTTCGATAGATGTGGGTCAAATTCCGATCGGGTCGGCTTATCTGACGTTTTGGCGCGGATCGAGGGGACGAGCGACTAAAATTCCGATCGCGCTCTCAACGTTACTGATGTAGTTTTGTAAATCTTCAGCAATGGTGACTTCACCGACGGGGGAAGCGTGGATCAATCCGATGTTGCCGTTAGGATGGCGATAGACCAATCCGGTATGGGTGACATCTAAGCCGGGAATATCGGTAGCGACGGCAATAATATCGCCCGGTTGAAGTTGTGGGTAGCGCTGGCGAATTTGATCTTGGGGAATATAGTTGATTTTCTGGTGGGCGATGCTGGCTTCCATTGCTTGAATGCAGCGATAGTTGGCTGAGTTATCAACCAGTTGCGGGTAGCTGCTGCGGTGCTGGCTCATAAAGTTGAGGGTTTTCTCTAGGGGAATTCCCCCCAGTTGGGTGCCGATGTCTTGTACGAGTCGCCGCCTGTGATTGTCAGCAATCCATTCTGAGAAATAATGGAGGCGGCTGCAATATCCATTTAAATGGCCGTTCCAGTAGCGTTGGGCTTGCAGGTTTTGGGTAAAGCTGGAGTAGGTGTAATCTTGCAGGGCAATTCCGCGCGCGATCGCTAATACTGCCTCGACAAATAAAACGCAGTCAAACTGAGTCAGGGAAGCGACTAAGGTTTCTTCGGCAGATTCGTCTAGCAAGCCTGCTTGATAGGCAGAACCGAGGAGTTGTTCGGCGATCGCTTGTACAATGTCGCTCATCGGACGAGTGGCTAACTGTTGCTCGCGAGCCACTGTCATCAGTTGTCGAAAGCGATCGCCATCGGCTGTTGGGGGAATTTCACTAAGGGCGATCGCGCCGGGGGGGAACTCTGGCTCGATAGATGGTTCTGGAATAGAAGCGATCGCTCTTACCCTGGCTTCTGGTTGAATCGAATTGATGGGCAATTGCAGCGACAAAGCACTGATATTCGCAAGCACGATGCTCAAGCTTATGCCTCGTTTATTCATTTACACCTCCTCACTCAACCAGAGCAATCCAAAGCCTAGCGCTGAATTGCCCTCTTTGCCAGGGGGAGCCGCAATCTTACAATCTCTTGATATTGGCTGAAAACCTTGCACAAGAAGACTTTTGGCTTTTAAGAGCGCCCCAAAATCCGATTTTGAGTAAAGAAAAGAAAAAGTTTTAGAGGGGGTGAGGGGTCTCACCCCTCATTGTGGTAATATAAGGTTAATTAGATGCACCCTGATGGGACGGCTCACTAGCGGGCCGTTTTTTTTTGCCTATATGGAGCCAGGGATGGCGCTAGCCGATCAACGGCAAGAAGATTTCAAATTCTGTTCCGGTTTCCAGCTTGTCGATCGCGTCGCAGGTATTGCGCGATCGCAGATTAAACTTCCCCCCATGCCGGGAGGTAATAATCCAATAACTTAACGCCAGACTCGTCTCTTTTTCCGCCCGTCGTTCCACAGAAAACGAGTCCAGAATCTCCTGTTTGGCGCGTTCCGACAACCCCGGACCGTTATCGGCGATCGCAATTCTCACCCAGCGAGAATCGGGCTTACCCGGCTGACTCGGTTCCAAAGAACAAACCTCCGTCACGATCCGGATAGACGGTTGATAGTGAAAGTCACGCGGATCTTTGCCTTGAAACTCCACGGCAAACTTCAACGCGACGGCTCGATTGAGCAACGCATTTACGGCATTCGTGAGAATGTTCATAAATACCTGGTTCAGTTGACTGATGAAACAAGGCACGGACGGCAATTTGCCGTAATTTCTAATAATTTGGATATCGCTGCCCAGACGACTTTTCAACAACAAGACAATACTGTCGAGACTGGCATGAATATCTGCGGGCTTGGGGTAGATTTCATCAATATGGCAAAAGTTTTGCAAGCCAATCGCCAGTTGCTTCAAGCGTTCTGCCCCAGTCATGATGCTTTGAAGAGAACGCGGCAAGTCTTGTTGAATAAACTCTAAATCGATCTCTTCTTTAAGCTGTTCAATTTCGGCGGGGAGTTCGGGCAAGTATTTTTCGTAAGTCTCCGCCAATTCCATCAAGCTTTGGGAATAGGTGGAAACGTAGGTGAGATTTCCCCAAATAAAACTGATGGGATCGAGAATTTCATGGGCAACCCCATCCACCAAACGCCCCAAATTCGCCATTTTCTCGCTTTGGATGGTTTGGGCTTGAATGCGTTCGTAGCGCACTTGAGCATCAATCCCGCGAATTTGCCAAGATGCTAAGTGCAGTTCGTGAATATCTAATAAGCGTAGGGTGCGGTTATTGCCTTTGACAACCACGGGTTCTGCAATCAGTTCTGGCGATCGCCTCAACGCTTGACCCGTTGCCGTCACGATCGACATCGTTTCCGGTAGGATCAAAATGTCGGTGCGGGCGTAGCTATAAAGCACCTCTAAAGGCTGAGTGAGAAATAATTGCAAACCTTGCGGCAGCAGTAAGTATTCCAACATCCGTCGCCGCGAGATCATGCCGACAAACTGCCCATCATTCACCAAAATGGCACCGGGTAAAGAGGGATACTGCTCAAATACGCGCGCAACCTCAGTGCCAATACAACCGATTTCTACCTGAAACTCGTATAAGGGTAAATCGCCCAGGGTCGGCTCTACTCCAAATTCGTGCTGATTGCCTTCAAATAGAGTCGGTGGCGATATCTTAGGATGAAAGGATTTGGGCACAGCTCATCAAACCGAATCCAACGAGGTTGAACTAAAAGCGGGTCATCTTAATCGTTGACTTCCCCTTAGCCTACCATTTCAGTGACGGCTCGTGTTTGCTGTTGCGCTTGATACGGCTTTTAGGTCGCTGGGAGCAAAATTTCAAATTCTGTCCCCTTACCGGACGGTAGATAGGGCGATCGCACGCGAATCTGACCTTGATGTTTTTGGGTAATAATCTGGTGGGAAATGGCTAGCCCTAAACCCGTACCTTGTCCTACGGGTTTGGTGGTAAAAAAGGTCTCAAAAATTCGCGATTGAATGTCTGTCGGAATCCCAGAACCGTTATCTGCAATCCGAATGCTGACTAAGGAGGCGGGGCTTTCTTCAACAAGGGTGGTGGTAATTTCAATCCAGGGCTGTTCGCCTGCTTGGGGGGGTTGCTCAACTAGGGCATCAATTGCATTGCTGAGGAGGTTCATAAATACTTGGGACAGTTGTCCCGAATAACAGGAAATTAGGGGCAATTCGCCATAGTTTTTAATCAGATGAATTCCTTGCTTCAGGCGATTGTTTAAAATCAGCAGGGTACTTTCAATACATTCATGCAGGTCGGCGGGTTGAGGATTGGACTCGTTCATGTGGGAGAAGTTTCGCAAGCCGCTGACGAGTTTGCTGAGGCGATCGGCACCCACTTGCATACTGCCGATAATTTGCGGAAAATCTTCTCGCAAAAAATCAAATTCTATTTCTTCTTTGAGTTGTTCGATTTCTGGATTGGAGGTTGAGATAACCTTTTGATATGCCTCAATTAATACCAGTAAATCTTGAGAGTAATTGG includes these proteins:
- a CDS encoding photosynthesis system II assembly factor Ycf48, which codes for MQPIVKIFQRFVTLLAIVVLCTSCGGYLPDLSYNPWKVVQLPSDKILLDIGFTGNPAHGWLVGSEGTLLESNDGGETWQLREVDLDDEKVRFTSVSFSGQEGWIVGEPSILLHTTDEGKSWSRIPLSPKLPGKPNQIFALGPQSAEMTTDVGAIYQTQDGGSTWKAMVQEAVGVFRNISRSPEGQYVTVSAKGNFYSTWEPGQQAWTPHNRNSSRRVQNMGFLADGRLWMLARGGQIQFTNSPSTEDWADPLYPEKSTSWGLLDLSYRTPEEIWVTGGSGNLLCSLDGGKTWQKDREVENVASNFYKVIFLSPEKGFIIGQNGVLLKYQEPAQAA
- a CDS encoding ATP-binding protein, giving the protein MVVKIQRPYPPVVSYTENEGMNLTLESTLQQLPLYRFQVELSQLGQEVKRTLEANPLLPGAILTDKEKFVGMISRRRFLEHLSRPYGLELFLKRPIHTLHRLAENQLQVLMFPGNTLIVDAARRSLQRSPEYLYEPIVVQLSETEYRLLDIHRLLVAQSHIHELTTQLLKENTQSQLIQTEKMASLGQMVAGVAHEIRNPVNCILGNLQFLANYSQDLLVLIEAYQKVISTSNPEIEQLKEEIEFDFLREDFPQIIGSMQVGADRLSKLVSGLRNFSHMNESNPQPADLHECIESTLLILNNRLKQGIHLIKNYGELPLISCYSGQLSQVFMNLLSNAIDALVEQPPQAGEQPWIEITTTLVEESPASLVSIRIADNGSGIPTDIQSRIFETFFTTKPVGQGTGLGLAISHQIITQKHQGQIRVRSPYLPSGKGTEFEILLPAT
- a CDS encoding N-acetylmuramoyl-L-alanine amidase-like domain-containing protein is translated as MALSEIPPTADGDRFRQLMTVAREQQLATRPMSDIVQAIAEQLLGSAYQAGLLDESAEETLVASLTQFDCVLFVEAVLAIARGIALQDYTYSSFTQNLQAQRYWNGHLNGYCSRLHYFSEWIADNHRRRLVQDIGTQLGGIPLEKTLNFMSQHRSSYPQLVDNSANYRCIQAMEASIAHQKINYIPQDQIRQRYPQLQPGDIIAVATDIPGLDVTHTGLVYRHPNGNIGLIHASPVGEVTIAEDLQNYISNVESAIGILVARPLDPRQNVR
- a CDS encoding rubredoxin yields the protein MSPETTEVNALDRYECRSCGYVYEPTKGDSKANIPPGTAFADLTDTWRCPVCGARKRQFDNIGATGKASGFEENLGYGLGVNTLTPGQKNILIFGALLVGFLFFMSLYALQ
- a CDS encoding sensor histidine kinase, whose product is MPKSFHPKISPPTLFEGNQHEFGVEPTLGDLPLYEFQVEIGCIGTEVARVFEQYPSLPGAILVNDGQFVGMISRRRMLEYLLLPQGLQLFLTQPLEVLYSYARTDILILPETMSIVTATGQALRRSPELIAEPVVVKGNNRTLRLLDIHELHLASWQIRGIDAQVRYERIQAQTIQSEKMANLGRLVDGVAHEILDPISFIWGNLTYVSTYSQSLMELAETYEKYLPELPAEIEQLKEEIDLEFIQQDLPRSLQSIMTGAERLKQLAIGLQNFCHIDEIYPKPADIHASLDSIVLLLKSRLGSDIQIIRNYGKLPSVPCFISQLNQVFMNILTNAVNALLNRAVALKFAVEFQGKDPRDFHYQPSIRIVTEVCSLEPSQPGKPDSRWVRIAIADNGPGLSERAKQEILDSFSVERRAEKETSLALSYWIITSRHGGKFNLRSRNTCDAIDKLETGTEFEIFLPLIG